In Erpetoichthys calabaricus chromosome 2, fErpCal1.3, whole genome shotgun sequence, a genomic segment contains:
- the mtg1 gene encoding mitochondrial ribosome-associated GTPase 1: MRTSVLLKNIAKFRNVFDFGDRNVVSWFPGHMAKGLRQMKASLRNVDCVIEIHDARIPLSGRNPMLKESLDIKPHLLILNKMDLADLSHKQRILKELNNQGINNILFTDSFKQHDASIKKVVPAVINLIENSYRYQREENMEYCLMVVGIPNVGKSSMINAIRRVHLKKGKASRVGGQPGITRAVLSKIQVSERPPLYLLDTPGVLPPKIESLEHGMKLALCGTILDHLVGEDVIADYLLFMLNRLENFSYVEKYKLTEPCDKIQEVLKKVAIMHGKFQKVKAITGVGNITITVPNYNAAAADFVRAFRKGDLGKVILD, translated from the exons ATGAGAACGTCTGTGTTGTTGAAAAACATCGCAAAATTTAggaatgtttttgattttggcGACCGAAATGTCGTGAGTTGGTTCCCTGGTCACATGGCGAAAG gaTTAAGACAGATGAAAGCCTCGCTGAGAAACGTTGACTGTGTCATTGAAATTCATGATGCCCGAAT TCCTCTTTCTGGTCGCAATCCTATGTTAAAAGAAAGTTTAGACATTAAGCCACatcttttaattttgaataaaatggACTTGGCAGATCTATCACATAAACAG AGAATTCTAAAAGAACTGAACAACCAAGGTATAAACAATATCCTTTTCACAGACAGCTTTAAACAGCATGATGCAAGTATAAAAAAG gtaGTTCCTGCTGTAATAAATCTTATTGAAAACAGTTATCGATATCAAAGAGAAGAG AATATGGAATACTGTCTAATGGTTGTAGGTATCCCAAATGTTGGAAAGTCTTCCATGATAAATGCCATTAGAAGAGTACACTTGAAAAAAG GGAAAGCTTCCAGAGTTGGAGGACAACCAGGCATAACAAGAGCAGTCTTGTCCAAAATTCAG gTGAGTGAGAGGCCACCTCTATATTTATTGGACACTCCTGGCGTTCTTCCTCCCAAGATAGAAAGTTTAGAACATGGAATGAAGTTAGCTTTGTGTG gAACTATTTTAGATCATTTAGTTGGTGAAGATGTAATAGCCGATTATCTCCTTTTCATGTTGAATCGTCTTGAAAACTTTAG TTAtgttgaaaaatataaattaacagaACCCTGTGATAAAATTCAGGAAGTCCTAAAAAAGGTAGCTATTATGCATGGAAAATTCCAAAAAGTGAAAGCCATTACTGGAGTTG gAAATATTACAATCACTGTACCAAATTATAATGCTGCAGCTGCTGATTTTGTCAGAGCCTTTAGAAAAGGAGATCTTGGAAAAGTGATATTGGACTGA
- the sprn gene encoding shadow of prion protein, which translates to MCPTVKRLCLDVSSADRFSQFFIMNRAMATCWMVILLAAFLSETVLSKGGRGGARGAARGAARGARARVKATRYSSSGSPVRVAAAAAAGSAAGVAAGGWMSSSHFNSDDSSENFGDDRQYRNRTDGDYSYMAHTSSSEQHIYSFKSIFSALLLMNILTYVSI; encoded by the coding sequence tttttcccaGTTTTTCATAATGAACAGAGCAATGGCAACCTGCTGGATGGTTATCCTCCTTGCAGCCTTCCTGAGTGAAACGGTCCTCTCAAAAGGTGGAAGAGGAGGAGCTAGAGGTGCGGCACGTGGAGCAGCTCGTGGTGCTCGAGCACGTGTAAAAGCTACAAGATATAGCTCATCTGGTTCACCCGTAAGAGTGGCAGCAGCAGCTGCGGCGGGGTCAGCAGCTGGAGTTGCTGCAGGAGGATGGATGTCCTCATCTCATTTTAATTCTGATgacagctctgagaattttgggGATGACAGGCAGTATAGGAACAGAACTGATGGAGACTACAGCTATATGGCCCACACCTCATCCTCAGAGCAACACATCTACTCTTTTAAATCCATCTTCTCAGCCCTGCTTTTGATGAATATCTTGACATATGTGAGCATCTAA